From the genome of Spinacia oleracea cultivar Varoflay chromosome 2, BTI_SOV_V1, whole genome shotgun sequence, one region includes:
- the LOC110794080 gene encoding uncharacterized membrane protein At3g27390 isoform X1, translating to MKVPVGFIAKLWSFIKFLPFFILLLILGILKALFISPIAAGIIGFGNSSVIIGLWPAHFFWTCYCVVRTKKLGITLKIAMLLSLPLPLILWPVAGIFGSFLGGTGFGFFSPVLATFEAVGENVTDKFYHCIFDGCWATIQGSCTVVRDFTDFCFHSYFSYMDELIMRTPADEEPVEIQLSRLPGCFLVSLVGLLMDVPSITVLALWKSPYMLFTGWKRLLEDFLGREGPFLESVCVPFGALAIILWPLAVIASVVAAFLSSFFLGLYAGVVVHQEKSMRMGIAFVVAAVSLFDEYANDLLYLEPGSCLPRPRYRKNVPPDSIQRRSSHDAENSLGKDGKEGLSDSKLVSQRSRTLKAAIQHYKPFKVLDWLFKSCEVNGMEFLNDGLINVKDIEECVVKGDCKKLGTALPAWCILKCLLASAKSDAPGLVVSDEADLTITNWPGDKMFQWLIEPLLVMKEQIRKLNLEDNEEACLRQAIMQCKNETPEDWDDIGFPSQDNVRRAQLQSVIRRLQGIVGSMTRMPTFRRRFQNLVKVLYVEAAKTGALVSYIVENSTGSNTSQGDKLDQTSQETDEGKSDVANIV from the exons ATGAAAGTTCCAGTGGGATTTATTGCAAAGCTTTGGAGCTTCATCAAATTTTTACCCTTCTTCATTTTGCTCCTTATTTTGGGTATCCTCAAAG CTTTGTTCATCAGTCCGATTGCAGCAGGCATAATTGGTTTTGGTAATTCTTCAGTAATTATTGGACTTTGGCCAGCTCATTTTTTTTGGACTTGCTACTGTGTTGTCAG AACAAAGAAGCTAGGAATCACTCTGAAGATTGCGATGCTTCTTTCCTTGCCATTGCCTCTTATTCTTTGGCCTGTTGCTGGTATTTTCGGGAGCTTTCTAGGCGGCACTGGATTTGGGTTTTTTTCTCCAGTACTTGCAACTTTTGAAGCTGTTGGAGAAAATGTCACTGACAAATTCTACCATTGCATATTT GATGGTTGTTGGGCAACGATTCAGGGGAGCTGCACGGTGGTGAGGGACTTCACTGATTTTTGTTTCCACTCTTACTTTTCCTACATGGATGAGCTCATCATGAGAACTCCTGCTGATGAGGAGCCTGTAGAAATACA GCTATCAAGGTTGCCGGGTTGTTTTTTAGTCAGCTTAGTCGGTTTGTTGATGGATGTACCTTCAATAACAGTCCTTGCTCTTTGGAAGAGCCCATACATGCTTTTTACTGGATGGAAAAGGCTATTAGAAGATTTCCTTGGAAGAGAAGGACCCTTTCTCGAGTCAGTATGTGTCCCATTTGGTGCTCTTGCTATTATCCTTTGGCCTCTTGCCGTGATAGCATCAGTTGTTGCTGCATTTCTCTCTAGTTTTTTTCTTGGACTCTATGCCGGTGTTGTTGTTCATCAG GAAAAATCAATGAGAATGGGAATAGCATTTGTTGTAGCTGCTGTCTCCCTGTTCGACGAGTATGCCAATGATTTACTTTATTTGGAACCGGGATCATGCCTGCCCAG GCCAAGATATCGTAAGAATGTTCCTCCAGATAGCATACAGAGGAGAAGCTCACATGACGCTGAAAATAGTCTTGGAAAGGATGGGAAAGAAGggttaagtgattcaaagctgGTATCACAACGCTCGAGGACATTAAAAGCCGCAATTCAACATTATAAGCCTTTTAAG GTATTGGACTGGCTCTTCAAATCATGTGAGGTGAATGGAATGGAATTTCTTAATGATGGTCTGATAAATGTGAAAGACATAGAAGAGTGTGTTGTCAAGGGGGACTGCAAGAAGTTGGGCACTGCACTCCCTGCATGGTGCATTTTGAAATGTTTGCTTGCCTCTGCTAAGTCAGATGCGCCTGGTTTAGTCGTCT CTGATGAGGCAGATTTGACGATTACCAATTGGCCGGGAGATAAAATGTTTCAGTGGCTAATAGAACCTTTGTTGGTCATGAAAGAGCAGATCAGAAAACTGAATTTGGAAGACAATGAAGAGGCCTGCTTGCGACAGGCAATCATGCAATGCAAGAATGAGACACCAGAGGATTGGGATGATATCGGTTTTCCATCTCAAGATAATGTCAGAAGAGCGCAGCTTCAATCTGTCATCAGAAG ACTGCAGGGTATTGTGGGGTCCATGACCAGAATGCCAACTTTCAGACGAAGATTCCAGAATTTGGTCAAAGTTTTGTACGTGGAGGCTGCCAAGACTGGCGCCTTGGTGAGCTACATTGTGGAGAACTCCACGGGCAGCAACACTTCACAGGGTGACAAGTTAGATCAGACCTCACAAGAAACTGACGAGGGGAAAAGCGATGTAGCAAATATTGTATAG
- the LOC110794080 gene encoding uncharacterized membrane protein At3g27390 isoform X2 encodes MKVPVGFIAKLWSFIKFLPFFILLLILGILKALFISPIAAGIIGFGNSSVIIGLWPAHFFWTCYCVVRTKKLGITLKIAMLLSLPLPLILWPVAGIFGSFLGGTGFGFFSPVLATFEAVGENVTDKFYHCIFDGCWATIQGSCTVVRDFTDFCFHSYFSYMDELIMRTPADEEPVEIQLSRLPGCFLVSLVGLLMDVPSITVLALWKSPYMLFTGWKRLLEDFLGREGPFLESVCVPFGALAIILWPLAVIASVVAAFLSSFFLGLYAGVVVHQEKSMRMGIAFVVAAVSLFDEYANDLLYLEPGSCLPRPRYRKNVPPDSIQRRSSHDAENSLGKDGKEGLSDSKLVSQRSRTLKAAIQHYKPFKVLDWLFKSCEVNGMEFLNDGLINVKDIEECVVKGDCKKLGTALPAWCILKCLLASAKSDAPGLVVYLTITNWPGDKMFQWLIEPLLVMKEQIRKLNLEDNEEACLRQAIMQCKNETPEDWDDIGFPSQDNVRRAQLQSVIRRLQGIVGSMTRMPTFRRRFQNLVKVLYVEAAKTGALVSYIVENSTGSNTSQGDKLDQTSQETDEGKSDVANIV; translated from the exons ATGAAAGTTCCAGTGGGATTTATTGCAAAGCTTTGGAGCTTCATCAAATTTTTACCCTTCTTCATTTTGCTCCTTATTTTGGGTATCCTCAAAG CTTTGTTCATCAGTCCGATTGCAGCAGGCATAATTGGTTTTGGTAATTCTTCAGTAATTATTGGACTTTGGCCAGCTCATTTTTTTTGGACTTGCTACTGTGTTGTCAG AACAAAGAAGCTAGGAATCACTCTGAAGATTGCGATGCTTCTTTCCTTGCCATTGCCTCTTATTCTTTGGCCTGTTGCTGGTATTTTCGGGAGCTTTCTAGGCGGCACTGGATTTGGGTTTTTTTCTCCAGTACTTGCAACTTTTGAAGCTGTTGGAGAAAATGTCACTGACAAATTCTACCATTGCATATTT GATGGTTGTTGGGCAACGATTCAGGGGAGCTGCACGGTGGTGAGGGACTTCACTGATTTTTGTTTCCACTCTTACTTTTCCTACATGGATGAGCTCATCATGAGAACTCCTGCTGATGAGGAGCCTGTAGAAATACA GCTATCAAGGTTGCCGGGTTGTTTTTTAGTCAGCTTAGTCGGTTTGTTGATGGATGTACCTTCAATAACAGTCCTTGCTCTTTGGAAGAGCCCATACATGCTTTTTACTGGATGGAAAAGGCTATTAGAAGATTTCCTTGGAAGAGAAGGACCCTTTCTCGAGTCAGTATGTGTCCCATTTGGTGCTCTTGCTATTATCCTTTGGCCTCTTGCCGTGATAGCATCAGTTGTTGCTGCATTTCTCTCTAGTTTTTTTCTTGGACTCTATGCCGGTGTTGTTGTTCATCAG GAAAAATCAATGAGAATGGGAATAGCATTTGTTGTAGCTGCTGTCTCCCTGTTCGACGAGTATGCCAATGATTTACTTTATTTGGAACCGGGATCATGCCTGCCCAG GCCAAGATATCGTAAGAATGTTCCTCCAGATAGCATACAGAGGAGAAGCTCACATGACGCTGAAAATAGTCTTGGAAAGGATGGGAAAGAAGggttaagtgattcaaagctgGTATCACAACGCTCGAGGACATTAAAAGCCGCAATTCAACATTATAAGCCTTTTAAG GTATTGGACTGGCTCTTCAAATCATGTGAGGTGAATGGAATGGAATTTCTTAATGATGGTCTGATAAATGTGAAAGACATAGAAGAGTGTGTTGTCAAGGGGGACTGCAAGAAGTTGGGCACTGCACTCCCTGCATGGTGCATTTTGAAATGTTTGCTTGCCTCTGCTAAGTCAGATGCGCCTGGTTTAGTCGTCT ATTTGACGATTACCAATTGGCCGGGAGATAAAATGTTTCAGTGGCTAATAGAACCTTTGTTGGTCATGAAAGAGCAGATCAGAAAACTGAATTTGGAAGACAATGAAGAGGCCTGCTTGCGACAGGCAATCATGCAATGCAAGAATGAGACACCAGAGGATTGGGATGATATCGGTTTTCCATCTCAAGATAATGTCAGAAGAGCGCAGCTTCAATCTGTCATCAGAAG ACTGCAGGGTATTGTGGGGTCCATGACCAGAATGCCAACTTTCAGACGAAGATTCCAGAATTTGGTCAAAGTTTTGTACGTGGAGGCTGCCAAGACTGGCGCCTTGGTGAGCTACATTGTGGAGAACTCCACGGGCAGCAACACTTCACAGGGTGACAAGTTAGATCAGACCTCACAAGAAACTGACGAGGGGAAAAGCGATGTAGCAAATATTGTATAG
- the LOC110794080 gene encoding uncharacterized membrane protein At3g27390 isoform X3: protein MLLSLPLPLILWPVAGIFGSFLGGTGFGFFSPVLATFEAVGENVTDKFYHCIFDGCWATIQGSCTVVRDFTDFCFHSYFSYMDELIMRTPADEEPVEIQLSRLPGCFLVSLVGLLMDVPSITVLALWKSPYMLFTGWKRLLEDFLGREGPFLESVCVPFGALAIILWPLAVIASVVAAFLSSFFLGLYAGVVVHQEKSMRMGIAFVVAAVSLFDEYANDLLYLEPGSCLPRPRYRKNVPPDSIQRRSSHDAENSLGKDGKEGLSDSKLVSQRSRTLKAAIQHYKPFKVLDWLFKSCEVNGMEFLNDGLINVKDIEECVVKGDCKKLGTALPAWCILKCLLASAKSDAPGLVVSDEADLTITNWPGDKMFQWLIEPLLVMKEQIRKLNLEDNEEACLRQAIMQCKNETPEDWDDIGFPSQDNVRRAQLQSVIRRLQGIVGSMTRMPTFRRRFQNLVKVLYVEAAKTGALVSYIVENSTGSNTSQGDKLDQTSQETDEGKSDVANIV from the exons ATGCTTCTTTCCTTGCCATTGCCTCTTATTCTTTGGCCTGTTGCTGGTATTTTCGGGAGCTTTCTAGGCGGCACTGGATTTGGGTTTTTTTCTCCAGTACTTGCAACTTTTGAAGCTGTTGGAGAAAATGTCACTGACAAATTCTACCATTGCATATTT GATGGTTGTTGGGCAACGATTCAGGGGAGCTGCACGGTGGTGAGGGACTTCACTGATTTTTGTTTCCACTCTTACTTTTCCTACATGGATGAGCTCATCATGAGAACTCCTGCTGATGAGGAGCCTGTAGAAATACA GCTATCAAGGTTGCCGGGTTGTTTTTTAGTCAGCTTAGTCGGTTTGTTGATGGATGTACCTTCAATAACAGTCCTTGCTCTTTGGAAGAGCCCATACATGCTTTTTACTGGATGGAAAAGGCTATTAGAAGATTTCCTTGGAAGAGAAGGACCCTTTCTCGAGTCAGTATGTGTCCCATTTGGTGCTCTTGCTATTATCCTTTGGCCTCTTGCCGTGATAGCATCAGTTGTTGCTGCATTTCTCTCTAGTTTTTTTCTTGGACTCTATGCCGGTGTTGTTGTTCATCAG GAAAAATCAATGAGAATGGGAATAGCATTTGTTGTAGCTGCTGTCTCCCTGTTCGACGAGTATGCCAATGATTTACTTTATTTGGAACCGGGATCATGCCTGCCCAG GCCAAGATATCGTAAGAATGTTCCTCCAGATAGCATACAGAGGAGAAGCTCACATGACGCTGAAAATAGTCTTGGAAAGGATGGGAAAGAAGggttaagtgattcaaagctgGTATCACAACGCTCGAGGACATTAAAAGCCGCAATTCAACATTATAAGCCTTTTAAG GTATTGGACTGGCTCTTCAAATCATGTGAGGTGAATGGAATGGAATTTCTTAATGATGGTCTGATAAATGTGAAAGACATAGAAGAGTGTGTTGTCAAGGGGGACTGCAAGAAGTTGGGCACTGCACTCCCTGCATGGTGCATTTTGAAATGTTTGCTTGCCTCTGCTAAGTCAGATGCGCCTGGTTTAGTCGTCT CTGATGAGGCAGATTTGACGATTACCAATTGGCCGGGAGATAAAATGTTTCAGTGGCTAATAGAACCTTTGTTGGTCATGAAAGAGCAGATCAGAAAACTGAATTTGGAAGACAATGAAGAGGCCTGCTTGCGACAGGCAATCATGCAATGCAAGAATGAGACACCAGAGGATTGGGATGATATCGGTTTTCCATCTCAAGATAATGTCAGAAGAGCGCAGCTTCAATCTGTCATCAGAAG ACTGCAGGGTATTGTGGGGTCCATGACCAGAATGCCAACTTTCAGACGAAGATTCCAGAATTTGGTCAAAGTTTTGTACGTGGAGGCTGCCAAGACTGGCGCCTTGGTGAGCTACATTGTGGAGAACTCCACGGGCAGCAACACTTCACAGGGTGACAAGTTAGATCAGACCTCACAAGAAACTGACGAGGGGAAAAGCGATGTAGCAAATATTGTATAG